From a region of the Paenibacillus sp. FSL R10-2734 genome:
- the spoVAD gene encoding stage V sporulation protein AD, producing the protein MKQLGSQTWEFTNRPVILGSSAVVGPEEGEGPLVSDFDFIYDSLEMDEKTWEKAERALFEKAAMLALINANIDKEKLEFFVGGDLMNQIISSSFAARKLGVPYLGVFGACSTSMESLAIASMIVDSGGSKYVLAGTSSHNCTVEKQFRYPTEYGSQKPPTAQYTVTGSGCAVVGQNDGSGNNPVVVMATLGRIMDLGLTDPFNMGTAMAPAAADTITAHFRDTGLSPGHYDLIVTGDLASVGLPIAKTLLAKEGIPMEQTTFDDCGLLIYDLEKQKYVIAGGSGCGCSAVVTYGHILKRLRKGQLKRVLIVATGALLSPLSYQQGESIPCVAHAVAIESGGEA; encoded by the coding sequence ATGAAGCAGCTTGGTAGTCAGACCTGGGAGTTCACGAACCGTCCCGTTATTTTAGGTTCTTCCGCTGTAGTGGGGCCAGAAGAGGGAGAAGGCCCTTTAGTATCAGATTTTGATTTTATATATGATTCGCTGGAAATGGACGAGAAGACATGGGAGAAGGCAGAGCGTGCTCTTTTCGAGAAGGCAGCCATGCTAGCTCTGATTAATGCGAATATCGATAAAGAGAAGCTAGAGTTTTTTGTCGGTGGAGATTTGATGAACCAGATTATCAGCAGTTCTTTTGCAGCTAGAAAATTAGGGGTGCCTTATCTCGGAGTCTTTGGCGCTTGCTCTACCTCCATGGAGAGCCTGGCGATTGCCTCAATGATCGTTGATTCTGGAGGCAGCAAGTATGTGCTTGCGGGAACATCCAGCCATAACTGTACGGTGGAGAAGCAATTTCGTTATCCTACCGAATATGGCTCACAGAAGCCCCCAACGGCGCAGTATACAGTTACAGGCTCAGGCTGTGCTGTAGTTGGCCAGAATGATGGATCTGGCAACAATCCAGTCGTGGTCATGGCAACGCTTGGGCGTATTATGGATCTTGGTTTGACGGACCCTTTTAATATGGGAACGGCTATGGCACCTGCGGCGGCGGATACAATCACTGCACATTTTCGGGATACAGGACTATCGCCCGGGCACTATGATCTAATTGTTACCGGGGATTTAGCATCTGTGGGGTTACCCATAGCCAAAACCCTGTTAGCCAAAGAGGGGATTCCTATGGAGCAAACAACCTTTGATGATTGTGGTCTACTTATTTACGACTTGGAGAAACAGAAATATGTGATCGCTGGAGGAAGTGGCTGCGGATGTTCAGCGGTTGTAACCTATGGTCATATCCTTAAGCGCCTAAGGAAAGGTCAACTTAAACGTGTGCTTATAGTGGCAACTGGCGCACTATTATCCCCTTTGTCTTATCAGCAAGGAGAGAGTAT
- the spoVAC gene encoding stage V sporulation protein AC, whose translation MPAKTKKSGVKLKLDTLTPQDYEKLSKPFVPARPVLKNCVRAFLSGGLICVIGQGVQEAFMAIFDMTSKEAASPTVAVMILLSVILTSFGVYDKMAQWAGAGTAVPVTGFANSMCSAALEHRAEGLVLGVGGNMFKLAGSVIVFGAVAAFIIGIVYLFLGVDGGAHT comes from the coding sequence ATGCCGGCGAAAACTAAGAAATCTGGTGTCAAGCTGAAGCTTGACACCTTGACTCCACAAGATTACGAGAAGTTGTCCAAGCCATTTGTACCCGCCCGCCCGGTATTAAAGAACTGTGTGCGAGCATTTCTTTCTGGCGGCTTAATTTGTGTAATTGGACAAGGTGTTCAGGAGGCTTTTATGGCTATATTTGATATGACCTCCAAGGAAGCCGCCAGTCCGACAGTAGCAGTGATGATCCTACTGTCCGTGATCCTGACCAGCTTTGGCGTGTATGACAAAATGGCTCAATGGGCTGGTGCAGGAACTGCAGTGCCGGTTACCGGATTTGCGAACAGTATGTGCTCTGCAGCTCTAGAACACCGTGCTGAGGGCCTTGTGCTTGGTGTAGGCGGCAATATGTTTAAGCTAGCGGGCTCGGTCATTGTATTTGGTGCCGTCGCTGCTTTCATAATTGGTATCGTCTATCTCTTCTTGGGCGTAGATGGAGGTGCACATACATGA